One window of the bacterium genome contains the following:
- a CDS encoding PQQ-binding-like beta-propeller repeat protein: protein MSYKLAKPAFVTKEAVMKYVVLTAFALIGSLELLGCARKPLVPVTPWADLADDSLSFFTTSTDPGGLKVCYVFDRGDGSTTTTDYFMSGDTVWNAHKFAGSVVRYIRVKARSEKGAESGWSPSLRFKPSRPPELGDIVAGPLHWAVDRWYHLSLSVSDPEGDSVAVKFLWGDLPAAGWSAFVPSGSVITDSCKWSVVGSHTVSIVLKDKGCMVSSPVEAVTVSISPMAILWTNFDDDRSYDATPTLGAIAGAPVLYCEACDGVDCYGLDGQPKWRAPLSTGTGFAASLSPDGSSLYLTDYNWGLVGFDAATGRRKWALALNCGYTPVVGPDGAVYVAAFDSDAVLKRVRDHGDSAAVDWSVSMGDNGSDCRPVLGRNGVIYAAGYDDVQRFSTLTAIDTGGKVLWKDTMHGSGVGSPVIDSRNRILVAGPDLYLYCFNPDGSVAWKVPTNALWTSCTAVAGDDQVIVTDKYGNVTSFDSDGGQRWQTALEISGGNTPCVAQDSTIIVGDAEGYLYGLSASDGSAKWQFSMWDSLDYAKRRARVAEGDNCPSTVIGPNGDLYLACEDGLFWVSSSDLRLAGTAWPTYNHDAAHSGWAGRPQ from the coding sequence TTGAGCTACAAGTTAGCGAAGCCCGCGTTCGTCACAAAGGAGGCAGTGATGAAGTACGTTGTTCTGACAGCATTCGCCCTAATCGGCTCGCTCGAACTGCTCGGATGCGCGCGAAAGCCGTTGGTTCCGGTCACGCCGTGGGCGGACCTGGCCGACGACTCGCTGAGCTTCTTCACCACCAGCACCGACCCAGGCGGTCTCAAGGTCTGCTACGTCTTCGACAGGGGCGACGGGAGCACGACAACCACCGACTATTTCATGAGCGGCGACACGGTCTGGAACGCGCACAAGTTCGCGGGCTCGGTCGTCCGCTACATCCGTGTCAAAGCCCGCAGCGAAAAGGGTGCGGAATCAGGTTGGTCTCCGTCGCTGCGCTTCAAGCCCTCAAGGCCGCCGGAACTGGGTGATATCGTAGCCGGGCCGTTGCACTGGGCGGTTGACCGGTGGTACCACTTGTCGCTGAGCGTTTCGGACCCGGAAGGAGACAGCGTCGCGGTCAAGTTCCTCTGGGGTGACCTGCCCGCGGCCGGCTGGTCCGCCTTTGTCCCGAGCGGCAGCGTCATCACCGACTCATGCAAATGGTCGGTCGTAGGTTCTCACACAGTCAGTATTGTGCTCAAAGACAAAGGCTGCATGGTATCCAGTCCGGTCGAAGCGGTGACAGTGAGCATCAGCCCCATGGCGATTCTCTGGACCAACTTCGACGACGACCGCTCCTATGACGCGACTCCAACGCTCGGCGCGATTGCCGGAGCGCCCGTCCTCTACTGCGAGGCCTGCGACGGAGTGGATTGCTACGGTCTGGACGGGCAGCCCAAGTGGCGAGCACCCCTCTCGACCGGCACCGGGTTCGCGGCCTCACTGAGCCCTGATGGTTCAAGCCTCTACCTGACCGACTACAACTGGGGACTGGTCGGCTTTGATGCCGCAACCGGCAGACGGAAATGGGCGCTTGCCCTGAATTGTGGCTACACGCCCGTGGTCGGGCCGGACGGCGCCGTCTATGTTGCGGCATTCGACTCCGACGCTGTGCTGAAGCGCGTGCGCGACCACGGCGATTCGGCGGCGGTCGACTGGAGCGTGTCGATGGGAGATAACGGCAGTGATTGCAGGCCGGTGCTCGGCCGTAACGGGGTGATATACGCAGCCGGCTACGACGACGTACAACGTTTCTCCACCCTGACGGCGATAGACACAGGCGGAAAGGTGCTGTGGAAAGACACCATGCATGGCTCGGGCGTCGGCTCCCCCGTGATTGACAGCCGGAATCGGATTCTGGTCGCGGGCCCGGACCTGTACCTCTACTGCTTCAACCCGGACGGCTCCGTGGCTTGGAAAGTCCCGACGAACGCGCTCTGGACCAGTTGCACCGCGGTCGCCGGCGACGACCAGGTCATAGTGACCGACAAGTACGGCAACGTCACCAGCTTCGATTCCGATGGCGGGCAGCGATGGCAGACGGCCCTCGAAATCAGCGGCGGAAACACGCCCTGCGTCGCCCAGGACAGCACCATCATCGTCGGCGACGCGGAGGGCTACTTGTACGGCCTGAGTGCAAGCGACGGCTCAGCAAAGTGGCAGTTCTCCATGTGGGATTCACTGGACTACGCGAAGCGTCGCGCGCGCGTAGCCGAAGGCGACAACTGCCCTTCGACGGTCATCGGGCCGAATGGAGACCTCTACCTCGCCTGCGAAGACGGACTGTTCTGGGTCTCGAGCTCCGACCTGCGCCTGGCCGGCACGGCCTGGCCGACCTACAACCACGACGCCGCGCACTCCGGCTGGGCCGGCAGGCCCCAGTGA
- a CDS encoding PQQ-binding-like beta-propeller repeat protein, giving the protein MSSRHVLGAAMAAAILLCLSGCDEYYWYGQPYLSIYITSGTDHAGPCEPASFALTSTAYGCNPSFRYLVHWGDSTTSISSVQSVGDTCVMNHDWDYPGNYEVWATAQVDSHSTSITVHPSAYRMVSVVSASAPVIDSAQLAAQRHPVELRVSAHSPVGDSLRLAVAWGDGKAETTAFQSSPSQFSVMHAYAIDSEVKVVFRALSWSWAGSAEETLTAVVSSTGGVAWCRKGHFTGSPVIVGDVVYVVGQDGLYGLRDASTVYFCPGAFIGQPSVSSSALHGYVGSQAGRLCAFTQELTPVWQYPAQESAPLGYWGPAAINGNLLYVPCWNDSVYCLIDSGTSVTRKAAFAAAQVDACVLDAAGSVYFGADSGYLYKLTPDLNLVWRTQLQPSGRVFAPVLGADGTIYCAAAFGHMFAVDAAGGAVKWSAQLSYQPFRPLVGADGLYVVDSNNLLSKLSLNSGAFVWTKNIPFAGYTPVLASGGYLYIRTNVDRLYCLTQLDGDSVWVCNCADYLPPGRAGTSDDISSPTVDAEGNVYFVGPDAIYKVTANSPLDATAPWPKWQHDLYNSGNAGGGR; this is encoded by the coding sequence GTGAGTTCACGACACGTGCTCGGCGCGGCGATGGCCGCGGCTATCCTCTTGTGTCTGAGCGGCTGCGATGAGTACTACTGGTACGGGCAGCCCTATCTCAGTATCTACATCACGTCGGGGACCGACCATGCAGGCCCGTGCGAACCCGCGAGTTTTGCGTTGACCAGCACCGCGTACGGCTGCAACCCTTCTTTCCGCTACTTGGTGCATTGGGGGGATTCGACGACGTCGATCAGCAGTGTGCAATCGGTCGGAGACACCTGCGTGATGAATCATGACTGGGACTATCCGGGGAACTACGAAGTCTGGGCCACTGCGCAGGTCGACAGCCACTCGACCTCAATCACCGTCCATCCATCGGCGTACCGGATGGTATCCGTTGTCAGCGCAAGCGCGCCGGTGATTGACTCGGCGCAGCTAGCGGCGCAGCGGCATCCGGTTGAGCTTCGGGTGTCCGCACACAGTCCGGTCGGAGATAGTCTCCGGTTGGCCGTGGCCTGGGGAGACGGCAAGGCCGAAACCACAGCTTTCCAGTCCAGCCCGAGTCAGTTCAGCGTCATGCATGCATACGCGATTGACAGCGAGGTGAAGGTGGTGTTCAGGGCCCTTAGTTGGTCGTGGGCCGGCTCTGCCGAGGAAACACTGACGGCAGTAGTGAGCTCAACCGGTGGTGTAGCGTGGTGCAGGAAGGGCCATTTCACCGGCTCGCCGGTCATCGTCGGCGACGTCGTCTATGTTGTGGGTCAGGACGGGCTATACGGCCTGCGTGATGCGTCAACGGTGTACTTTTGTCCGGGCGCATTCATCGGACAACCGTCGGTCTCTAGCTCAGCCCTGCACGGGTACGTCGGTTCGCAGGCCGGCCGTTTGTGCGCCTTCACCCAGGAGTTGACTCCGGTCTGGCAATACCCCGCTCAGGAATCCGCGCCCCTCGGGTACTGGGGTCCGGCCGCGATCAACGGGAATCTTCTGTACGTGCCGTGCTGGAATGACAGCGTCTACTGCCTGATTGACAGCGGGACATCGGTGACGCGCAAGGCGGCGTTCGCGGCCGCGCAAGTGGACGCGTGTGTGCTCGACGCTGCCGGGAGTGTCTATTTCGGCGCCGATTCCGGGTACCTGTACAAGCTCACGCCCGACCTGAATCTTGTCTGGCGCACGCAACTGCAGCCGAGCGGCAGGGTGTTCGCCCCGGTGCTCGGTGCCGACGGTACGATATACTGTGCCGCCGCTTTCGGCCACATGTTTGCCGTGGACGCGGCCGGCGGAGCCGTTAAGTGGTCGGCCCAGCTCAGCTATCAACCGTTTCGGCCGTTGGTGGGCGCGGATGGCTTGTATGTCGTCGACAGCAACAACCTGCTCTCCAAGCTCAGTCTGAACAGTGGCGCATTTGTGTGGACGAAAAATATCCCGTTCGCCGGCTACACGCCGGTTCTTGCGTCCGGTGGATACTTGTACATCCGCACAAATGTTGACCGGCTCTATTGCCTGACCCAACTGGACGGTGATTCGGTCTGGGTCTGCAACTGCGCCGACTACCTGCCGCCCGGCCGCGCCGGAACCTCCGATGACATATCGAGCCCCACGGTAGATGCCGAAGGGAATGTCTACTTTGTGGGCCCGGATGCTATCTACAAAGTCACCGCCAACTCGCCGCTGGACGCGACCGCTCCGTGGCCCAAGTGGCAGCACGACCTGTACAACTCGGGAAACGCGGGCGGGGGAAGATAG
- a CDS encoding PQQ-binding-like beta-propeller repeat protein: protein MKSRLVAFAISAAVAVFLIGGGCSRKLYPPEFLSLPDSVYAGEPALVRVFANGSGYDSVRYVVNWDDGATDTTGPVALGEAATASHVWTAAPDTRYVRAAVFPVQDPKTITWAEQERVLVVAGGSRAPVIDSVRAPSLIMRGVATDFLISAHDPDGDSIRIHIDWGDGRDTTSELLGAPHYDGFYPTHAFAQAETAKVVITAQDRKGAVSLPDTAVVRVDTTGGVLWSYWAPWVSPLVVNDGVEDCIYYFEEDFGEGDFHALTVEGSLKYAPSGSFPSAGVAYCAATQHIVGGGLGLWAMDRQLHVVWSCETPESSGWSDPAVSGDRIYLGNDDTLYCFIDSVDHGVRAAALVAQGVIVGAPVVDAYDAVYFGTDSGFLYKVGPGLDTIWRSRLTSGDEVYSPIISPSGIVYCASSSQRVYAVDAATGATVWTATLVGVPSQLALGQTLLFTGTDKGREYALNPADGAICWEKTLSSGSAASAPIRKAPVVAANGTMYTQNDSDVVFKVNQADGAVIWQCDCPSYLPAYHVDAAGRYRRMAQSQDPPSPTILPNGNIIVAGLALYCVAGDPAGPLDPLAPWPKWQHDLYNTGCVSGGR from the coding sequence ATGAAGTCGCGGCTCGTCGCATTCGCCATCTCTGCCGCGGTCGCTGTGTTCCTTATCGGCGGAGGTTGCAGCCGCAAGCTGTACCCGCCGGAGTTCCTCTCCCTGCCTGACTCGGTCTATGCCGGCGAACCCGCCCTGGTGCGAGTGTTCGCAAACGGCAGCGGGTACGACTCGGTTCGCTATGTAGTGAACTGGGACGACGGCGCCACCGACACGACCGGACCAGTCGCTTTGGGCGAAGCGGCCACCGCCTCGCACGTCTGGACCGCTGCACCGGACACACGCTACGTCAGGGCGGCGGTGTTTCCGGTCCAGGACCCGAAGACAATCACATGGGCCGAGCAGGAACGGGTTCTCGTCGTGGCGGGCGGTTCGCGCGCGCCGGTGATAGATTCTGTCCGAGCGCCGTCGCTCATCATGAGGGGAGTCGCGACTGACTTTCTTATCAGTGCCCATGACCCGGACGGCGACAGCATCCGAATACACATCGACTGGGGTGACGGCAGGGATACGACTTCGGAATTGCTCGGCGCCCCCCACTATGATGGCTTCTATCCCACGCACGCATTTGCTCAGGCCGAAACCGCGAAGGTGGTCATCACCGCGCAGGATCGGAAAGGTGCTGTGTCCTTGCCGGATACTGCGGTCGTCCGTGTCGACACCACCGGCGGCGTCCTCTGGTCCTATTGGGCGCCTTGGGTATCGCCACTGGTGGTGAACGACGGGGTCGAGGACTGCATCTACTATTTCGAAGAGGACTTTGGGGAAGGCGATTTCCACGCCCTCACGGTGGAGGGCAGTCTCAAATACGCGCCCAGCGGGTCATTTCCATCCGCCGGCGTGGCCTATTGCGCTGCGACGCAACATATCGTTGGCGGCGGCCTGGGTTTGTGGGCCATGGACCGGCAACTGCACGTCGTGTGGAGCTGTGAGACCCCTGAGTCCTCCGGTTGGAGCGACCCTGCGGTCAGCGGCGACAGGATATACCTCGGCAACGACGACACTCTTTACTGCTTCATCGACAGCGTTGACCACGGGGTACGTGCGGCAGCATTGGTTGCGCAGGGCGTCATCGTTGGTGCGCCTGTTGTTGACGCCTACGACGCGGTCTACTTCGGCACCGACTCGGGGTTCCTGTACAAGGTCGGTCCGGGACTGGACACCATCTGGCGTTCGCGCCTGACAAGCGGAGACGAGGTGTATAGCCCCATCATCAGCCCCAGCGGCATCGTCTACTGCGCGTCCAGTTCTCAACGTGTGTACGCAGTGGACGCAGCGACCGGAGCCACGGTCTGGACTGCGACCCTGGTCGGCGTGCCGAGCCAACTTGCGCTGGGCCAGACACTCCTCTTCACCGGGACCGACAAGGGCAGAGAGTATGCTCTGAATCCCGCGGACGGCGCCATCTGCTGGGAGAAAACGCTGAGCTCCGGCAGCGCGGCATCGGCTCCGATCCGCAAAGCCCCCGTGGTCGCGGCCAACGGCACCATGTACACCCAGAACGACAGCGACGTAGTGTTCAAGGTGAACCAGGCCGACGGCGCCGTCATTTGGCAGTGCGACTGCCCGAGTTACTTGCCGGCCTACCACGTCGATGCCGCCGGGCGTTACCGCCGGATGGCTCAATCGCAAGACCCACCGAGCCCGACGATTCTCCCTAATGGCAACATCATCGTCGCTGGCCTCGCACTGTATTGCGTCGCGGGCGACCCCGCCGGTCCGCTCGACCCGCTCGCGCCCTGGCCCAAGTGGCAGCACGACCTCTACAACACCGGTTGCGTGAGTGGAGGAAGATAG
- a CDS encoding 7-cyano-7-deazaguanine synthase translates to MTDKPIAVALLSGGLDSTLAAKVVMEQGVTVIGVNFAGAYCPRPRVGRSNAEKAAEQLGIELVTLPIGADFIAMVKHPKHGRGKNMNPCIDCHTLMIRRAWAYGQTRGSGLVVTGEVLGQRPMSQNRQSLGVVAKDSGVGDRLLRPLSAKLLDPTEPERRGLVERERLLDIEGRSRKRQMELAERHGIREYPSPAGGCLLTEKVFSKRLAEAFDHGEDSLEIVELLSLGRHFRLPSNARLVVGRDEAENDELLRRKPAGAVVVDASDLPGPLGLVLPPSCLSALVVDSDRMLAARICARYSDRRKQKLVRVIVAGEAADVEPASEEESARLLIA, encoded by the coding sequence ATGACTGACAAGCCAATCGCCGTCGCGCTGCTATCGGGCGGGCTGGATTCGACACTCGCCGCCAAGGTCGTTATGGAGCAGGGCGTCACGGTCATCGGGGTGAACTTCGCCGGCGCGTACTGTCCACGACCGAGGGTCGGCAGGAGCAATGCCGAGAAGGCAGCCGAGCAACTGGGCATCGAGCTCGTGACCCTGCCGATTGGGGCGGATTTCATCGCGATGGTCAAGCACCCGAAGCACGGCCGGGGCAAGAACATGAATCCCTGCATCGACTGCCATACCTTGATGATTCGAAGAGCGTGGGCATACGGACAAACACGGGGCTCGGGTCTTGTCGTCACCGGCGAAGTACTGGGCCAGCGACCGATGTCGCAGAACCGCCAGTCGCTAGGGGTCGTGGCGAAGGACTCCGGGGTCGGCGACAGGTTGCTCCGGCCGCTGTCCGCTAAGCTGCTCGACCCGACCGAGCCGGAACGTAGGGGGCTGGTTGAACGCGAGCGATTGCTCGACATCGAGGGCCGGAGCCGAAAGCGACAGATGGAACTTGCCGAGCGCCACGGTATCAGGGAGTACCCGAGCCCGGCTGGAGGATGCTTGCTGACCGAGAAGGTCTTCTCGAAGCGATTGGCGGAGGCGTTTGACCATGGCGAGGACTCGCTTGAGATTGTTGAACTGCTTTCGCTGGGCCGGCACTTCCGGTTGCCCTCCAATGCGCGGCTGGTGGTAGGCCGCGACGAGGCGGAGAACGACGAACTGCTGAGACGCAAGCCGGCGGGTGCGGTGGTAGTCGACGCGAGCGACTTGCCGGGCCCCCTCGGATTGGTGCTTCCGCCTTCGTGTCTTAGTGCCTTGGTGGTTGATTCAGACCGGATGCTGGCCGCGAGGATTTGCGCCAGATACAGCGACAGACGCAAGCAGAAGCTCGTACGGGTCATAGTCGCCGGCGAGGCGGCAGACGTCGAACCCGCGAGCGAAGAGGAGTCAGCCCGCCTCCTGATTGCATGA
- a CDS encoding carboxypeptidase regulatory-like domain-containing protein produces MANALVALVLALTASSALASTAPVGQNGAEMQVRVRVRNGDTGQWLMGAKVKAGEDAAFTDTNGECFVTAIAGQRLILTTSIRGAFTAIDTFVPGGPDAQLVVKLYGTQPRTAIGFVRNGSSGKPLARALVKVIGDTARTRTDSTGMFAIPFPPGDRELIAALPGFRGFARRLTVRAGDTLACDLPLYEESLAVGEIAGHVDVQGLTAAIGASVTVEGTQLGTASNRTGDYIITGVPAGEHRLIITYAGCKKAMRVVTVQPWETLEVDVELVPSVSPVRP; encoded by the coding sequence GTGGCCAACGCGCTGGTCGCTCTCGTCCTTGCCCTGACCGCGTCATCCGCGTTGGCCTCAACGGCCCCTGTCGGACAGAACGGGGCAGAGATGCAGGTCCGGGTCCGCGTGCGCAACGGTGACACCGGGCAGTGGCTCATGGGCGCGAAAGTCAAGGCGGGTGAGGACGCAGCCTTCACCGACACGAACGGTGAGTGCTTCGTAACGGCAATCGCGGGCCAGCGGTTGATTCTGACGACGTCGATACGCGGCGCATTCACTGCAATCGACACATTTGTCCCCGGCGGACCGGACGCGCAGCTCGTGGTCAAGCTGTACGGCACGCAGCCAAGAACCGCCATCGGCTTCGTGCGGAACGGCAGCAGCGGCAAGCCGCTGGCGCGAGCCCTGGTCAAAGTGATTGGGGACACGGCGCGGACGAGGACCGATTCGACCGGCATGTTTGCAATCCCCTTCCCGCCGGGCGACCGGGAACTCATCGCCGCCCTTCCGGGATTCCGCGGGTTCGCCCGGCGACTGACGGTCAGGGCCGGCGACACGCTTGCGTGTGACCTGCCGCTGTACGAAGAGTCGCTTGCGGTCGGCGAGATAGCGGGCCATGTGGATGTGCAGGGCCTGACCGCTGCCATTGGCGCGAGCGTGACGGTCGAGGGCACGCAACTCGGCACCGCCTCGAACCGGACCGGCGACTACATCATCACCGGCGTACCGGCCGGCGAACACCGGCTCATCATCACCTATGCCGGGTGCAAGAAAGCGATGCGGGTCGTCACGGTACAGCCCTGGGAGACGCTCGAAGTCGACGTCGAGCTTGTTCCAAGCGTCTCCCCGGTCAGACCCTAG